The Nocardia vinacea genome contains the following window.
GTAGTAGTCGTTGCTGATCGCGAGCTGGGAAGCGGCCACTTCCTGGATGTTTCCGGGATCGGCCTTGGCCAAGCTCTCGATCGCACTGCTCATGAAGACATTACGAACAGTCGTGGGCACTCCCATCTCGGTGCCCGCGGCGCCCCCGTCGGAGTACGGCTGCAGATTCGGAATGGCCGTCACCGTCCGCCGTCCCGCTGTGCTCGCCAGTACTGGAGATTGGTTGCGGCGCCCCGGGTTCCGGGGTGGTCCGCTCCCAGCGCCCGGGTGGAGTCGAAGACCAGTTGCTCGAGCTCACGCACCGCATGGCGCGGATTGCCGGCCAGACCGAGGAAGTGGGCCAAGTTGTTTCGCGTCGCGAGGGTGTCGGGATGATCGGGACCGAGTATCTGACGCCGGTCCACGAGCACCGCTTCCAGCGCCGCCACCGCAAGTGGCGCGTTTCCGTTCTGCCCCTGCAGACTTGCCAGGTTGTTTCGTAGCGTCATCGCGACTGGATGACGAATACCCACGGTGCGCGCGTAGGCCTCGAGCACGGCCCGGTACGCCCTGACCGACTTCTCCTTGTCACCACACTCACCTATCCAATGCGCCAATGCTGCTCGTGTGGCAAGGGTGTCGGGGTCGTCGGGACCGAGGATCCTCTTCTGATCCTTCGCCAGCTGCTCGAGATCCGTGACCGCGCCGCGGGGATTGCCGCCCAGCCCGCGCCACACGGCCAGACTGTGCCGAACAGTCAGGGTGTCGGGATGTGTGTCGCCGAATACCCGGGAGCACTCGGACTCCAGATTAAGGAAATCTACGACGGCGCCAGACAGATCACCGGATTGACCCCGGCAGTGCGCCAGCAGATTCATGGTCGCAAGCACCTCGGGCGCAACCGATCCGAGCTGGACGATCTGCTTCTGCAGAACCGCTTCCAGGGTCAGAACCGCATCGCGGGCATCGCCTCGTTGAGCACGTGTGAACGCCAGCTCTGCCTGTAGTTTCAAAGTCCTCACATGACCTGCGCCCACCGCTTCGGCAGTCTGCAGCATCAGCTCTTCCACCTGCAGCGGTGACTGCCGTTGATCCGGCCAGCTCAGCACCCTCACGGGCGGGGAAGGCGCGGGCCTGGATGCCCCGGGCCGCTGGGGCGAGTGGGACGTGTCGACCAACCTACTCACCCCGGACGGTGCCGTCGCTTCTGGAAAAAGTGTTGACCTGAATATTGTGGTCGCCGACCTGCACCCCGCGACCCCACCTGACATCGATGGAATACCCGGCGCCACTGGCGCTCTCGTCGACGAGCTGAACCAGACCTTCGGCGAGATCGAGGATCTGTCTGTCGAGCACGGCCGGACGGCCGCGGAGATGCCGGAGGAACAGGATGTCTGTGCGCTCGGGATCGCTCTCGATCTCCGAGAACAGATCGGCGCCCAGTTCCTTATCGTCGATCCGCGCGATGAGAGCCGCCCGAAGAGCGCGGTACGCGTCCTGGACTGCGACCGAGGAGTTCTCACTCGACTGGGCCCTGGCACCCGCAGCAAGTGCAGCGACGACGATCGAATACGGATCCACCGTGAACCCCGCTAGTCAGATGCTTATCAGACAACGAGTTTAGCCACCCATCGCTGATCGTGCTGCCCGGATCGACCACGGACCCAAAGTGCCCATCTCGGCCGAACTGATCCCTCCCTATTCAGCCCGGCCGTAGCGCTGATCGACAGTCCGCCAACATGTTCGAATCGCATCTCGGCCTGTCCGACGCGCAGAAACCGGTAGGCATGAAGCGCTTGGCCAGGCCACGGGCGGCGTCGACAGCATGTGTCGCGGGCCCCGTTGATCACCTACTCACACGCCAGCCAGCCGATGCCGAGTTCGTTCCACCAACTCGCCACCCACGTGATCTGCGCCTTGCGACTTG
Protein-coding sequences here:
- a CDS encoding tetratricopeptide repeat protein; the encoded protein is MLQTAEAVGAGHVRTLKLQAELAFTRAQRGDARDAVLTLEAVLQKQIVQLGSVAPEVLATMNLLAHCRGQSGDLSGAVVDFLNLESECSRVFGDTHPDTLTVRHSLAVWRGLGGNPRGAVTDLEQLAKDQKRILGPDDPDTLATRAALAHWIGECGDKEKSVRAYRAVLEAYARTVGIRHPVAMTLRNNLASLQGQNGNAPLAVAALEAVLVDRRQILGPDHPDTLATRNNLAHFLGLAGNPRHAVRELEQLVFDSTRALGADHPGTRGAATNLQYWRAQRDGGR